One window of Nymphaea colorata isolate Beijing-Zhang1983 chromosome 1, ASM883128v2, whole genome shotgun sequence genomic DNA carries:
- the LOC116246217 gene encoding uncharacterized protein LOC116246217, whose translation MAVTFVTVLSIFVVALLAVPGGLNSGQVMAWDCEKEKDELKAVCGKYVLNHNPLPGPPCPSCCNKVMASDIPCVCRALTAADLKIYNITLALCVDRKCGYPLPAGFKCAGYTLPEIC comes from the exons atggcaGTGACTTTTGTCACAGTACTGAGCATCTTTGTGGTTGCCTTGTTGGCGGTACCAGGCGGGCTGAACTCCGGCCAGGTGATGGCATGGGACTGcgaaaaggagaaagatgagTTGAAAGCCGTCTGCGGCAAGTACGTCCTGAATCACAACCCACTTCCTGGGCCGCCGTGTCCAAGTTGCTGCAACAAGGTCATGGCTTCTGATATTCCTTGTGTCTGCCGAGCTCTCACTGCTGCGGACTTGAAGATATACAATATAACATTGGCTCTATGCGTCGACCGCAAGTGTGGCTATCCCCTTCCCGCCGGCTTCAAATGCGCTG GTTACACCCTGCCCGAAATTTGTTGA
- the LOC116246296 gene encoding uncharacterized protein LOC116246296, with protein MAVAFVKVLSILVVALLAVPSGLNSGQVMACDCPKEKDELIAVCGKYALKCNPVPGPPCPSCCNKIMASDIACACRALTPTDVKIYNITLGLCNVHKCGYPLPPGFKCAGYMLPEVC; from the exons atggcagtGGCTTTTGTCAAAGTACTGAGCATCCTTGTGGTTGCCTTGTTGGCGGTACCAAGCGGCCTGAACTCCGGCCAGGTTATGGCATGTGACTGCccaaaggagaaagatgagTTGATAGCTGTCTGCGGCAAGTACGCCCTGAAATGCAACCCAGTTCCTGGGCCGCCATGTCCAAGTTGCTGCAACAAGATCATGGCTTCAGATATTGCTTGTGCCTGCCGAGCACTCACTCCTACGGACGTGAAGATATACAATATAACATTGGGTCTCTGCAACGTCCACAAGTGTGGTTATCCCCTTCCCCCCGGCTTCAAATGCGCTG GTTACATGCTGCCCGAAGTTTGTTGA